tgtggccgacccctcccaccctggacactccctgttccagctactcccctccgccagaaggctgcggtccatcatgACCacaacctcacgccacaagaacagtttcttcccatccgctgttggcctctttaacaaggccaaggactcacactgactttaaatcacaatctgcacaatgacaccctgcacattgcaatttgcactattgtatcgttctcttgcactatctgtatttttaggttagattgtaaataatggctacttatattttattttgtattccccttagtattagctagaccccccttagtattagctagactttgctccttttgtatagttagtccacatatttaagtttcaatattcctatatgtttaatgtatgcacctccctgccaaagtaaattccttgtttgtgcaaacattcatggcgaataaaatcccttctgattcttctgattctgaatagACAGGTTACATGTACCAATTCGTGAACTTTCTCTTATCCTTTTTGTCTTGTGAAGTGTGCATATACGAATCGCGTTCTGTGGCTCATTTCATTTGGACAACGACTCTTACCGTACAATAACAAAAATGGCTTCTTTGGATGTCCACGTCAGAATCTGTGGACAAGAAATTATCAAATATGATCTAGAAATCAAAGCTCTTATTCAGGTAAATGTTTAAAATATTTGTTGTGATCGTGTTCTTCAAATGTTGTTTGCTAACTAGATATTCTGCTATTTCAGGCAGCTCCTGACAGCTTCAAAGCGGGGTTACAGTTAAAGTTACGATATGTCATCTTGCTAATTAGTGAGATTTGTATAGCCTATTTAACGAAACATTCATTTCACAATGCAGTGGTTCTCAGACTTTTACAGTGATGCTGTCCTGTCATTATGTACATGTAGCCTAGACTAACTGACCCGGGATCTGATCAGGTCTTCATTATGTTTTACTTACAATACACACGCCGCTGTAACGTCATGTATTTTACTTTAACCAGGACATTAGAGAATGTCCGGGTCCGCAGGCGGTATTGATGGACCTCAACGCACAGGTGAAGGATAAATTCAACCAGCTACGTCTGAGGATCCAGGTAACATTACGGTTGTCAATCGAGGTAGTTTTAGGTTGGATATTCGACGGGCgcttcccagctaacacatgacgttgcggcaacgttgccagtaagtgctcagttggtaacccgcgacgttaccttctggcaacgtcgtggcaacgtcgtagcaacgttataaagggaatgttgccagttggtcccatgggcaacgttgccacgacgtcgttccttggtcggctggttacgttatttttagaccagtgggcaacgttgccgcgacgtcgtaccttggtccgctggttacgttatttttagaccagtgggcgatgttgccgcgacgtcataccttggtccgctggtaacgtcatttctaggtccttgggcaacgttgccgcgacgttgtaccttggtcggctggttacgttattttttggtcccatggacaacgttgccgcgacgtcgtaccttggtcggctggtaacgtcatttttaggtccgtgggcaacgttgccgcgacgttgtaccttggtcagctggttacgttattttttggtcccatggacaacgttgccgcgacgttgtaccttggtcggctggttacgttattttttggtcccatggacaacgttgccgcgacgttgtaccttggtcgtctggttacgttaattttggtcccgtggacaacgttgccgcgacgttgtaccttggtcggctggttaccttatttttagacccgtggacaacgttgccgcgacgtcgtcccttggtcggctggttaccttatttttgtcgcaggacaacggatcttgagtgcaatatagtggtttatatatataaatgtagacactgcatgtaattcatgtgctgctcagccccagcaggtcattggtcatcaatgttctcatatgcagacacatcgtaaattaaaaaagacagaatgtggaatataatttagtctttcattctttactataaacatgtacaaaagcaatcaatgtgtgatgagtaacatgattaagcaaacattatttgtaggctatagcacaccaaagctgtatgacacacaatgcaaatttgtgctccaatagttttgtaataggcctacaaaattgttaaatgtgaccaaaaggtaagcgactcttaagagtttcattttcaaagacaagtcatcacagaatattaaaattcttccttagcaaacctgcccctcagtctgcccctgagcaacaactttgcgcatgcccatttcaaggcatagctgaaactgggcttcctaaacagtttttgccggggtcctaccgtctttcacacaatggattttacctggaaataagttacttcaaaggtgagtttctttacagacatagttttaaatatataaacatatttttagaaattggatggggcatataggtttgaaattgagttgtttatagcgttatatcagattcacattgtttacgttagaatttcgctagctaggttaaaccctccagaaagttgttttgaaatactgaaaatgcatacatgttatcaaagtttagagtctcaaaaatcaccctcaaaagaatcagtgaaaataaaagttcagaactgttagaaaaccttgtcccaaaatagtttatttagttagctagccctgaattttcaaagacgctagcgcgtggctgatcacgttcacagtcggtcatggcatgcacagcaatggcgtctgtaaaagtatcatgtcactaattcttccaatttgtacatgacatttgtttttggataagtttattcgttttaacctttagatgcgtgagttctaaatatttcagacactttcaccagagtacgtgagttatttttccaaaacggaaggtatgtagctttaattagcttccgttacctagcaacctaagataatactcgtaccaatgctactacttgctagtgttacttgttagcctactaattgtacattttgaagccatactgtagtgtttatcatatagtttctgcccatcggaaaatagttggttggaatgttcagaatcacacatgtgcgatgctacgctgtggggccctgctttcgaacgatcacatatgtgcgatgcttcttctatatcaatatactaataggctactatgtacgtaaacttcATTcctctttcatttctgtacaggtgatccgaccaccatcacaagtactgtgtcccttggaaattatggtaaagtaatgaatgaccgtttataacagtgacaataattgtatgagccatggcaaccctaaaggctatgctttgaagcaaaagtatgacttaaaacgtttgcatcaccagatgccatacctctaggtgtcaactctggtctggtggaggagaacccatagggtgccccggaaaacagctggcagccaggcaagtgcaaatataagacactcaaaaaaatactcataccattgccattgtaaggcatacctaattgtaaggcatacttaagttgttctgatcgtggggggaaacatatttgtcaaaacaacaaatgttgtcttactaatcctttgtataccccattcagctgtaccatcttgggcaaagaccaatcaaggtaacatttgttatgtacatcaatgttacagctaatctagaagaaccacagtgtatgccaatcatgcaaactcttgtaaacttgttttacttgtctttaattacagacacattacaggttatgctccggaagatggagacattgtaagagaaccagcgagaggctctcctgttcaggcgaccacagggcagacacactgaagaggtgccagtgatggacctacaggtggcccaaacacaggctgaacttcaagaccttgaggagcgccttaaggtgctggagttgcgaaagagagcggtaagtgtttggagatcccacaaactatggcttacacgcattcaacgttcacattggtgctgacaataagttcatgacttctaattccagacgctgtgatgaagtagaagacgggactgggagagaaagctgtggagctccgcatagaggaaacactcaaacacaccccggcagcccattcaaaaccagccaggtgaatgaatcatgtttgcaacttccatatccaatctttcacatggctatgacacaaatctagaatcacataatattttaattgatgacgtatattattttagatgtgatttttttaatgacttgtatagccccttttcacacgtgcgattatgttaatcgaacactaacttattttgtgcttccttgtcagggccaacagacagaactcatagcggggactggaagaagattttaattcattttttgcactttgtttgtttggcacttttgttttgcagtgtttgttttgcagtgttttttttgcagtggcactttttatcacgtatgtatatattttggccattttagttttttaattgtaaatgttacatgcatactttgtgcattgtcattttagcagacgctcttatttacagtaagtacagggatattccctggaggaaagtaaggtgaagtgccttgcccaaggacacatcatttggcaaccttctgatttaatagcctgatttcccaaccgatcagccatctgaatcccctttagtataggtagaccacatatttaggattcctatatggtgaatgtatataccttcctgccaaagtaaattccttgtctgtgcaaactttcatggcgattaaaacactttatgattctgaaatgctgcctcgtttatgatttagcttgagtcaggctacacatcacacaaacatattcctcctaacgttggctatctattataccaaaacaagtagccttctgggcaaatgaggtctgcatatgaaatataggttacttcataattaagtaaattgttgatgttgcagttacggactagcaacgtcacaaaattacgttgctaggaggtcgccgttacggactggcaacgtcacaaaacaacgttgctaggaggtcgcagttaccgactggcaacgtcagaaaataacgttgccacgacgtcgcggttacggattggcaacgtcccaaaacaacgttgctaggaggttgcggttaccgactggcaacgtcggaaaataacgttgcgacgacgtcgcggttacggactggcaacgtcagaaaattacgttgctaggaggttgcggttacggactggcaacgtcggaaaataacgttgccacgacgttgcggttacggactggcaacgtcggaaaattaacgttgccacgacgtcgcggttacggactggcaacgtcacaagatgacgttgcggcaacctactggcgccccacagatgcacggtcccgcaacgtcgccaaagacgttgcggcaacgtatgtttggtcatcgcgtgacgttgcgacaacgtcagggcaacgtaaatgtgttagctgggttagCGCGTTCCACCCTCAGTAGCTTTCAAACCACCCAGTGCCTAAATTCCAAATAAAAGTCATAATGTTGGAAAAATAACGCACAACATTGCACACAATTTATTTCCACGATTTGGCCCTTAGTTCGCTTTACAAACTTGTCAACCATGTAGAAATATTCTTAATCCTAGATCATGGGTCCCCAAACTACGACCCGTGGGCCGAATACGGCCCGCCCACGCATTTagaccggccctctgaacagtgccagataattatttttttttaaaataaagtaaaacagTTCACACTGATTAAGGAgtggcgccgccaggaattttgggccccatgacaaaaaaatctaattggGCCCCCTCTGCGCAGCTGTTGTCACCACATCTACCTGTCCCATCAAAAGCTTACATTAATTACATTACTCTAATTAAAGGCTTGCAATTGTCTTGCTACTTGAAGTTCAATACTAGTAGTAGCACAATATTTACTGCTGGTGATTTGTTCATGCAAGTCTGCATGTGTACATCAACATCATCTCTGCTGGCCAGTGCCCTCAAAAAAGCCTCCCTgtcccgtccgtccgtcatctgccgcttgtccgaggatcgggtcgcgggggcagcgacctaagcagggaggcccagacttccctccccccggccacttccaccagctcttcctgggggaccccgaggcgttcccaggccagccgagagacatagtccctccagcgtgtcccgGGTCTTCCCCGgtgcctcttcccagtgggacgtgcccggaacacctcaccagggaggcgtccaggaggcatcctaatcagatgcccgagccacctcagctggctcctctcgacgcggaggagcagcggttctactctgagcccctcccggatgaccgagcttctcaccctatctctaagggagagcccggacaccctgcggagaaagctcatttcggcggcttgtattcgcgatctcgttctttcggtcactacccatagttcgtgaccataggtgagggtagatcgactggtaaatagagagcttcgcctttcgactcagctcctgcTTCACGACGCCGCACCGAtgcgcctgtcgacctcgcgctccattcttccctcactcgtgaacaagacccctatgatacttgaactcctccgcttggttcaggatctcctccccgacccggagatggcacacCACCCTTTttcggtcgataaccatggcctcagatttggaggtgctgattcgcatcccagccgcttcacattcggttgcgaaccgctccagtgagagctaaaggtcacggcccgatgaagccaacaggaccacatcatccgcaaaaagcagcaatcctgaggtcaccaaaccgtaccccctcaacgccctggctgcgcctagaaattctgtcaatataagttatgaacagaatcggtgacaaagggcagccctggcggagtccaaccctcaccgggaacaagttcgacttactgccggcaatgcggaccaaactctatATAACTCTCCACTGTTTTATCCACTTGGTTGGTGCTCCTAACTTATCTGATGAATAGCTTTTTCTTTAACATCACGTGGGTAACTGGGTGCATGTGCGTTGTGTACTTTGGGAACACATTGCACCAGCGTGTATGGGAAGAAGGCAAGCCGGCAGAGGCAGTGTGATGCTTTGGGCAATGTTCTGCTGGGAAACCTTGGGTTCTGCCATTCATGTGGATGTTACTTTGACACGTAGCATCAACCTTAGCATTGTTGCAGACCGTGGACACCCTTTTTGGAAACTGTATTCCCTGATGGCATCATCATGGCGTCTTTCAGCAGGATAATGCGCCCTGCCTAAAACCAAAAATGATTTGGGGAACTCAAGTTCAAGATGTTGACATGGCCTCCAAATTTCCCAGATCTCAATTCAATCTAGCATTTGTGGGATGTGCTGGACAAACAAGCTGGTGGTGTCTCTGGCTCGTAGGTGGCATGTAACTGTATAACTCGAGACTGCTATCAACTTGGGGTCTCACGGTGAATGCTTTACGAGGCAAAGCATACGTACGCAACCCTCTCCACACCAGGTCGAGGCCCACCAATTGAGAAACATAGGTGTAGGCTATATAAGCCTCCATTCACTCAAAAGTAGACAAAAATGAAAAAGTAGGTCAAATGACCAAGGAGCTATTGAaattcaaaacaatgataaacattgaaatgtaggCAATGTAGAATCACCCGGTATAAAAATCAagtaacatactgtatatggctTGTCAGTAGATACACGGAAAGTAGTTTGAGGTcagtaggtcacatgaccaaggaGGTATTGAACTCAAAATTTAATTTAAAATAGTGATGGCCATTTTGAGTCCTATCAGAGAATTGATTAATttgagtttgtttgtttgttttatttggatcCCCATTAGCTCCAGCATCAGCTGAATCTATTCTTCCTGAGGTCCTACAATCTATCATGTGACAATACAATTTACGACATCACATTTCACACCATACACACGACATTATTCAAATTACAAATCATATttacaataaacacatttaatcacacacacaaaaaataaataatattgagAAGTTGACAAGATTACGCTACTCCAAATAGATTTTTAAATTTATATCATATCTATTTTTGAATAAGATATAATGAAAGCCCTATGACTGAATCTCTCTTAATTGATCTTAATAATTGCAATGTCTTTGAAGGTAATGGTTCTTAAGTGATTTTTTAAAACCATACTGGGCGTTTTGTTGTTTGATGGTATTTGGAAGAGCGTTCCATTCACACATAGCTCTATACCTGACTGAACGTTGAATTGATTTGGTTTTCACCTTCGGTAACATAAAACTACCTCCTACTGCATGCCTTGTTGGATAGTGATGTATCTCATTGCTAAATTATAATTTTGAATATATAGTAAAAGGTGTTTTGTTTATTATAATATTGTGTAAAAAGAACATTAGTGaataaaaaaatctgtttttaaCTGTAAACCATGAGAGGCTTTCATGCATCTTAGCCACATTCGATCTAAACCCACATGGGAGAGCCACACGTGCCGCTTTATCCTGTATTACTTGTAGTTTTCTTATATTAATTGTTGAGGTGCTGGACCAGACAACAGAACAATAATCaaggtgtgaaaaaaacaaagcatgAATTACTTGTTTGACAGTCTGTGGTGTAAAGTGTTTTGCACACCTTTTAATAACAGACAAAGTGTTGCCCATTTTAGTTACCAGTTTTTGAACATGTCTATCCCAAGACAATGTATGATCTATCGTCACTCCCAAAAGTTTAGCCTCTTCTCTTTGCTCCACAGAATTCTTCTCTATACTGAGTTCAAGTTTTGGTTTGGAACATAAAGAAAAAGGAGTTCCAACCACTAAACAAGTTGTTTTAGATATATTGAGAATCAATTTGTTACTCCTTATCCAGTCCACCACTAACTGTAGCTCTTTTTGTAGGTTTGTATTTAAATCACCAATATCAGTTCCTGCTAAATATATAGTGGAATCATCAGCAAACATTGAAAGACTTGCTTTATCTAAAACCAATGGAAGATCATTGGTAAAGATTGAATAGAGGAGCGGCCCAAGACAACTTCCTTGAGGCACGCCATGTTCCACAACCCTTACCTCTGAAAAACTTCCATTAAAGTAAACTAATTGTCTTCTTTCTGTCAAATAACTTTCCATCTATAATAATGCGGTTTCCGAAAAACCataatatttcaattttttttacagtaaatcATGATCAATgatatcaaatgctgcagtaAAATCCAGCATTACAACACCTATTATTTTCCTTTCCTCCATATCCTTAAACCAGTCATCTACCATCTGAGTCCGTTCaccaaaaagatttgttcactGATTCATTCACTGACACATTCGATTCGTATGTCCTTGCGGCAGCCGAAGTCTATGCGTGGAATGCCCACTGAGATTACACTAAAACATAATTGTGTGCTCAAGCCTTcagcgagcacaaccattgttctcatATGTATTTATTAGGAGCCAAGCAAAGGGCTGCTTATagggcacctattgtttttgttagttttattattattaggggccaagcaacgaagcttattattattattattatacttatacTAATAGTAATCAAAACATTTCGGGGTAGCGCCACCGCGTGCCAAAAAGTATAATGCAATTTGTAGTTTAGCTCAACAAATATGATTAAACAGATGtaatattgtaaaaatattgccataactctacgatacatATTGTTTAAAAGAAATATTGCGATACAttgttccacaatatattgttcCACCCctatttattatcacactagcatttaattatcatggCAATTACACTGCTGAACTGTAAGTAGCCAAAGTACAAAAAAGCttaacaaaacctgtaattattacttgtgaacgaatatcattcacgtcttactaaacctagtcacgagaaagtgaatgaggtaaacaaatcctttctgtttcctcttctgagcctatgcgGGTCACGCGAAAAATCAAAGAATTCAAAGAACCGAGTCAGTAAAAGGATCTGAACTTTCCATCACTACCAGCTGCATCATGGACATGGGCACTATTCTACCTCAAGAATAgatgaggttgaacaagtacttcagcgATGATAtggaatttcaattgtgatctgagaaatataagtaccaaagccactgacaagaactgtcatcaccagctgcatcacgggaaCTGCACTGTGTGTCACCGACATCATCGGGGGATCTTCGCCCTATCCacaattccaggaatctgtgtgtttgtgtgtgtgccaccaattttctCATGGGCAATCTATAGTTCATTTAATCTGTATttatgtgtttcactgacatcttaagcACCAACTGCATCAGGGACACTGTGCCCTAGTTAAGTCAACAGACCAAGGCTCTATTGAACataacatctttttttttactaataatACGAAATGTAAATAGACCAAAACAAAATGTGTGCAACATGTGTCATTGTCTTGGGGTTAGCTAGAACTAGTTTTGAAACTTTTGGGTAAATAGCCTTTGGAAAGAAAAATCTGTATTTATCACTTTGTTTCATTGGTCCGTTCCTGACTACTGTTGGCAGACTTAAGGAAAACTACCAGCAAATATCTGTCAAATATCAAACCTGAAAGGATGGTTGTTAGTCAGACAGAAATAGTTCTCGGTTTGTTAAAGGCTAAGCATAGATGGTCATTGTTTGGCATGGTTTGTGTGATGCTTCATCGATGTGTTCCATACTTATAGAATCTAGAGGAGATGGCTAAAGAGCAGGATCGAGAAACAGACCAGCAGGCCATCCTAAAGGAGACCGAGAGCCAGCACAGACAGATGCTCAGGTGAGGAGTGGGTGTGGAGAAATGGAAAGTGACTGGTGAATTCCGAGTTTGTGTGCTACTgtcaccttctccctccctaGTAACCAGACAGCGTGGAGGAAGGCTAACCTAGCTTGTAAGCTGTCCATAGACATGCTGGAGAAGGATGAGCTTCTGCACGGAGGTGACGGCAACATCAGGCAGAGGTCAGAACCGTTCTAAATCTAACCCTGGTCCTAGCCCTAGCCCCGAGTTTTAGCTTAGCTTAAACCCCCAGTTCTACCCCTGGGCCTAGCCTTTCCCCCCAGTTTTAGTGCCAACCCTGGGTCTAGTGCTAAATCCATATTTTAGCCCCACTCTGGACACAACCCTAGCCCCTTGTTATAGCTATTCGAATCTTACTGTGTCCAGGAAGGCAACCAAGAAGAGCCTGGTGCAGAccagcagtgacatcacagagagCCTGATGAGCATCAGcaggatgatgtcacagcaggtTGAGCAGAGCGAGGACACCATCGGCACCCTGTGTAATACATTTAAAactttgtgtgtgaaagagaggcaATGAGAAAGGCTCTGTATGActatgtatttaaaaaaaacttttaacccccaccccatctcttctacccccctcccccccacacacccaccacgCCTTCTAGCCACCTCATCCCGGACGGTTCTGGAGACCAACGAGGAGTTCAAGAACATGACAGGAACCATCCACCTGGGCCGCAAGCTCATCCTCAAGTACAACCGGCGTGAGCTCACTGACAAGCTGCTTATCTTCCTGGCCATGGCGCTGTTCCTTGCTACCGTCCTCTTCATCCTCAAGAAGCGGCTCTTCCCTttcatatagacacacaccccCAAATATTAACACGCAATATACCACACATGCAATAAATATGGTTCCTCATTCATTTTCAACTTGCATATATGTAAAACCAAACacgtctgtttgtctttctgtcacCCGAGATCTTTGCTGCCCAAACCACAGTTACTGATCAGCACTGAACATATAATACTGCTGGCAGAGGGAGGAAAACCTTACTTAGCTTACTAAAGTGAATTCTCTAATTCCTACAGCTTTTTCCAAGGAATGTTGTATATGTTGATGTTGGATACATT
The genomic region above belongs to Hypomesus transpacificus isolate Combined female chromosome 20, fHypTra1, whole genome shotgun sequence and contains:
- the bnip1b gene encoding vesicle transport protein SEC20 isoform X2 translates to MASLDVHVRICGQEIIKYDLEIKALIQDIRECPGPQAVLMDLNAQVKDKFNQLRLRIQNLEEMAKEQDRETDQQAILKETESQHRQMLSNQTAWRKANLACKLSIDMLEKDELLHGGDGNIRQRKATKKSLVQTSSDITESLMSISRMMSQQVEQSEDTIGTLCNTFKTFHLIPDGSGDQRGVQEHDRNHPPGPQAHPQVQPA
- the bnip1b gene encoding vesicle transport protein SEC20 isoform X1: MASLDVHVRICGQEIIKYDLEIKALIQDIRECPGPQAVLMDLNAQVKDKFNQLRLRIQNLEEMAKEQDRETDQQAILKETESQHRQMLSNQTAWRKANLACKLSIDMLEKDELLHGGDGNIRQRKATKKSLVQTSSDITESLMSISRMMSQQVEQSEDTIGTLSTSSRTVLETNEEFKNMTGTIHLGRKLILKYNRRELTDKLLIFLAMALFLATVLFILKKRLFPFI